ACAAGAGGAGCATTATCAGGCATCGTTATTAGATCTGAAGAATGCGTTCATCTGCTTGAATTTTCAACCACCAAATCGTTGGTTTTCAAATGGTAGCTCTATCGGAATAGCATTGCCATAAAACTCTTCCAAGTTGTAGAAAGTTCTTTGCTGAGGAAGAAATATATGCACAACTACATCACCTGCACAATATAGGGTTAAGCCAGACAACTTGTGTAATGATGCCCCATTTACTAAATAGGTCGTCCAGTTTTACTTCGCCTGGGCTGCTAACGGGTCGGATTGACAAAAAATAACCCGTCTGGTAAAAAATTGATCAGCCATACTTGGATTCGGGGATTGGTCGGGTCCAGGTTAGCCCACCAATATTTCGCATTTAACCACATCataatcaaaatttaaaactgAAACAAGAGaatataaaatatgataaaattagGAAATATTAAGGAATAAATAACTAAATCCATGTAACGGAGAACGAGTAAAGATTCTAGATCGAATGTACTGATGGTGGATAATCATTATTTTTAGTAAAGAAGATCCTAACTAGATTTTCAGCAAAGACAGTTCTAAACATAGGCAGAGGCACTCGGAGGCAGTCTAATTGTTATGAGTCCACAGGAGACACTCACCAAAGTCCAGCAATGTCCATGAATTGGGTTTAGAATCTCCGGTTGCTGTTCTTCCATATTGTGTTTCTGCTAAATCTTTCATTTTGGAGCTTGGAATAACAAAAAGATCTTACTTGAGAATGGTGATGATTAATGGAAATGCTAAAGCTGCCAGAGATTATAAAGAAAACCAACTGTCTCACCCAATGGCATCGATTTGAGGCCGAGAAAACGCGGTGGCAATGATAAAAAACCGAGTCCAATACACCAGAGGCTTGACAAAAAGAACTCTTAATTCTGCTGCCTTTACATCACTTGCAATTTTAGCTAAAGCAACAGCAACTGCatcaaagagagaaatatattaGTGATAATCGGTTATGCAAAAAGAGGTAAATAATCAAATGAAAGATAAGCCTCTTGTTTGAACAAAAGTCATTGGATTAAAGATTTTGGTCAATGCTAGATTCAAAATGGGGTGAACTCTCGGGCTTTCTCCGTCCACGCATCAACATAGAAATGAAAATAGCTTACAAGACAAGCTTTCAGCATCATCATCAACATCTGCACTAGCAGACTTTTGGTCATTGCTTTGGAAGACCACCTTGCCATACTTTTTGAGCAAGTCATCAAACATATCATCGGTATCTTCACTAACATTCTGCAAGGAATAAAGTCTATCAACAAGTCATGTAAGTTTAGTAATGATTCAGGGTGCAGAAAGTATCTGAATTATGCCAGGCATCAGAAAGTACCAAGGTTAAGATTTGAAGGTATTGACTGACTCACAGAAATCAAAATAAGCTTCCAGTAAACATGAGCCAAGAACTTAAAGAACACCAGATTCCTAAAACAAGGGGGCACTTGATCCATACGTATAACAGCCAAGTGCCTATTTCAAGTAttcatttttatgcatttcCCCGTAATTTTCGAACAGTTGTTTTTTATGAATCAACCTACACAGACGCGAACGCGATGGCCGTTCTTACGGTAGTGGTTCAAGTAACAAACGAACTGTCTACTGTAAGTAAAAGAAATTCTTACCGAGCCAACAGCCATGGGAGAAAGAGTAAACTTCTGAGGGCTGGGTATGTGTGAAAACTGGTGATTACAGAAGTAAAgatttctgggtttagccgacAGTCCACATTTTCGCCGAAAATGGTCACCGGAGCTGGGATCTCCGGCGCGTACGAGGGGTCGGTGGTGGGTCGGCAAGGTGTAAACAATCATTTGCGGCTGAGAATTGTGAACGCGTGCGCTCTCAAAACATGTACGCTAGAGCTACCAAAATGTTTCTTCTGATGGTAGAATTGAACTGAGCACCATGAAATTATCCAGTTCTACGTGTTAAACGGATATGGATCCGGATAACAATCCAGTTAACACCTGATTGGGCCATCTGCTCAACAAGAagggcccatttaaatttccgGTTGCTCAATTTGGATTGAGAAAAAAAACCATGTCAACTTGGATATCCAGATAATGATGTCCAACAGGCCTAAATTTAGTTAAGTCCATTGGTTAAGGCCCGTATAATTTCTGATTAAATTGCAAGATGGCCCGACAATCATCGATTTACATGTCCTCAAAATCACATACAGGAAATCTCCTCGAACCTGGACTTGATCTCCTTCCAAAGCAGTTGTTACCTTCTTGTCACGAGAGTCGAGCGCATCAGGAAAGACGATGTCTTCAAGATCGACGTCGAGCGTGTATTGCGTGGGCATAATGTGATTGTAGTTTACGAGCTTGACGAAGACCTTGACGCGTGACTTCTTGACAGGGTCCTTCCGGATACTTGGCGATTCCGGCAACGAGGCAGCGTATGGTCGGTCGCGTGTGCCGTCGTCGTAGTTCTTCACCATAGTCGATTTATGACAAGAAAACCGTCCCTGCAGAAGGATCACCGCCTTGTTCGGCTTCAGGAACTTCACTATTCTTTGTATGTGCATGGATTGCCGGTGAACATGAACCCCAGTGTCAGCAACTCCATTTCTTCTAGTGGGCAGTAGTGTAGGATATCTGCGAACGCAGAGCTGAGCCGCCGTAGCTTGCTTTCAGGCGCTTGAAAAAGGATCAAGAAAGGTTCGAGACTGGGAAGAATCGTTGGTTTTTCTCGAAGCTCAGGTTTTGAGCTGAAAGATATGGGATCAGACTGTATTCCTGGCCTTTTTATATTCCATTTGTGGATTATATGAGATCATTTTTGTGAAGCTATCGGTCTGATTGAGTTTTACCATTGATAATGATGCATATTGCGCGAACTGTTCATGTCACGAGGAAGCTACAATGGTGAAATTGTGGATCGGCTGTATGTTTGTGTTTTATTTGACGATTTGCATTAGCTTTAGTAATGGAGTCTTTGGACGTGACCACATATTTGATTCATTACTTTTGCGCCAAAGATTTCTGTTCTCCTTCTCTTCTGACTCCTTTAATCGGTTTGATGTTCTTGTTGTTCCGAAATTTGAGCTCATTTGGCTCTAACAGTTATGACCAGAGTGTTATGATACTGTTTCTTTTTTGGATgagattttcaattttttgaaatttgtcTTGCAAACTCGATTAATTATAATCAAATTTTCCTCTGTGAGTGTTTAGTCAGAAATGCTCGAACCTCTGAACAGAGGTCAGTTCTTATTTTTTTGGTTTCTGAATGTGTGGCAGTGTGATGTTGGGGTTGTGAAGACTATCATTTATCTGCGTGAGAATTGAGCACAAGATTTTCACTATTCTTGTctttaattcttttttttaCTTTATTATGATAAATGGAGACTCAAATGAAGCAAATGTTTTACAAATATCTGAGAAATACTAACCATAAGCATGcataattatgaaaaaatagTAGAAGTACAACCcaatttacataaaaaaaatctctATGGCTTGTGCAAACGGCCATATCCTTATTACAACCTAGTATGAAAATTTAAGGAAACAAAACTATCATTGTTAATCTGCAGTTTCATCAGAAGCACACATCcagacagcagcagcagcaaagTCCAGCGAGACTGCAGGAATAGAAGAGGTCCAAAGTTAAGTGGTGGTTTATTTTGGCTAGACTAGAAGAATAGGTCATATGATAGAAAGGTTGAGGATCTTACCATCCTTTCAAGAATCCATCTCCTCTGCTCTTGGTTTCCACGGGCACCCTCTCTTTGTTGTGGTCATCCTTAGTAGGATAACCTATGGGTGGAGGAGCCATGACGTAGGAGCTGTTCTGTGTTGCAGTGGAAGGATAGGAAGCTTGGAGACGAGGACAAAAGGTATAATCAGATGCTAACTCTGCttttagtcatttttttatCAAGAAAAACTAGTGTGTTcttgtttgaattatttcttCTTGTTAAGTAGTGCACCAAATTACTCAATTCTGTATATTAATGACTTTAGAAGATGGAGCAAATGAGACATTCATATATATCAACTGAAAAAGATCATATAACCCTTACCAGGAAGATGGTTTTGATCgtgtcgattcatggttcactGATGTAAAACTTCGCGTGCCGACAAGTAAATTATGAGAAGAAAATGGTGTTGGTGATAAAAGGATAGCTATTAAGAATGTGTTTAAAATTATATGAGAAGAGTTCATGGCCATGGCGGACATATATAGGCTCTGATTAGTTATGAAAATGATAACGCGCACAAGGAAGAAAATTCTTCCCTAAAGACGTGTGCATCATGTGGATTATTTTGGGACACTTTCTTCGCGAATTCGTTAAAATCTTGACTCGTTTAAGCCTCGCAACCCAAATAAAGAAATGCAATAATTGTTGCATCTTATGAAATAAGGTTCCTCGCCTTCTAGAAAATCGCGTCATGGAGAACTACATGGGAAGCTTTTGGCTTACCTTTGAACATTCGTGGCTGGTATAGGTCTAGTCTTCCATTTACATCGGGTGTTGTATCAGTCGGTGCATTGTTTGATGTTTATTTCCTTCGCATTCAGTTTATTGTGTTTGATAATGTAATATATAAAATGCTGCAAATAATTTGTAACGAATCCTATTCTAAAATCAAGCAAATAGATTAGGATAATGAAaactgttttttttaaataaaaataaaaataaaccaagacatatatgtgtataatgtgtgtgtgtgtgtgtgattctTATTATTATAAGCATTCGGCAGTGGGTGAAGCGTGCAATGTGTGTGGCTTGAAGCCCAAAGTTTTCATATTAGGTTGACTCCACTAATGACGTGACTTCAGTTAGATTGAAAACTTGGCCCGAGAGCCCAATTATTATACACCACAAATTTAATCATAATGGTCCATTATTTTTCATGCGACGTGATAAGCCCGAATTTTATAaggattttaagaattttattttattatgtttgtATTTATCTGACATtgttattctttattttgtgattatctgaattaattttatgttatttgtatattaaaataaaagagCAAAAAAACCTAATTTTGGAGATAAAGTGATTTTACAAGAATTCTAAGGACAACAAAATGCTAGAAGGAAAtagaagaataaaaaaaattattctacTTCCTTGTCAAAGACCATGAAAGCAAGGATAAGGATGGATGGATTTTAGCCAAATTTGGACATATCCATATGGAATCTCACCTTGTGAGATAAGggagttttgaatttttttttttttaaaaaaagatttagtttatttattttccttGTCATTCACAGGCTACAAGAAATGAAGTAAAATAAGACTTTTGGAATTGGGAAATTCTTTCATGTAAGATGGAATTTGGGAAAAGAAAAGAGTAGTTTTTGTGCTTTTGAAACTATGGGCCTTGCATATTAACGTAAAAAGGGTAGAACCGACATCGTGTACAACAACATAGAGGAATAGAAGGAGATTTTGGAGGAAGACGACAAACCTCCTTCTCTTAGGAACTTGGaagaagaagaatgttaagagTTTGAGAGAGAGAGAatacaatttcaaatgataattaTGTCGACCACGCCTAAGATTTTCTTATTCATTTctagaatttattttataaattcaaacattgtgtttttgtattttcttttttaattttatgcaaAAATTTCTATAGACTAAGACCACTATAAGACCAAACAAtactttatttgatatttggtttattttcaatctattatttttgttgattttaattattgattaatgttggtttaataatttttcttgTCGTTCTAATAACttatttgcatgtttgttgATTAATCATGAATCAGAAGATGAATGAGTAAAAAAAGCAAGAAAGAAGTTAATCAACACATTGTTGAATCAACTAAGAATAATATTCGGTTTCAATATTCGATTTTAGGCGAAACTGAAATTCCACAAAaatttaatgcatttagatTCAATTAAGAATAATTGAAGTGTtagatttaaatatatttattaattcgagaaatcgtttaataaataaattggagatgtaataaataaattagagaTTTAACCGCGAttgttaataatttaataaataattaaattttaatatgtatTAACATAATAATGTTTGGTACCGTTGTGTGTCTTAGTttttatttgaagttgaattctTTCTTCATCATAATTAGTGGACTCTATCAATTTTCCAATATTTTGGTATACtaacataattaaattttgtaagATTGGATATTTGAAGTTTTACTAAAAGTTATAGTTCATGATAACCGTGCAACTCTAATATTTCAAATCGTACAACAGCACAAACGTCACGTTTTAACTGTTATCCTGGCAGAAATAATTATTGCACTCAACAAACTCCATCAACTGGTAAATCGATGCATCCCGTAATTGTGAAAATCATATACCACTAAAAAGGTGTTTGCCCAACTCTAAGTTGGGTTCAAAAATGATATGCGGTTCTTGGTTCAGTCACTCTGACTTTTCGACACTATATTATCATCGTGGTTGGCATCGCTTCGGGGTAATTTCTCAACACCTAACCCATTAATGTAAAGCTAACTCATCATAGAAATTCTTGCATAAAGTTAACTCATTCtttgagggagatatgattccCAAGTTGAATGGTTATTGTTTACTTTCCTTTTAAAGCATGAAGGTGGATTCTTGTCTTGACAATACATTTTTCCTTTACAAAAGATGGAATGAATTAATAAAATCAAGAGTATTCCCAATAAATCTTTCTACTCTTTAGTTTATATATAGCTAATCTTGTCCCCTTACCTTTTAGTTTGATGGGATGACACCAaaaacccttaattaaatatttggaTACAAATCATTAGGTGGCATGCAAATTATCTTCAGATGCAATATTTTAACCTTATTCTATCAGTTGCCAATATAAAAAGAAACAATGAATCAAGATTTCATGACATGGGAAAATTGAAGTATACAAGAAATTTCAATATGATAATgccaacttgatttttaatcaataTTATCAACTTTCTTTATTAATTATTGAGTTAAATTTGATAGAGCTCGTGATCTTTTATGGTTCAACGAACTTGATCTCTTTTGGCTAAATATCGGTTAGTAGACGTTGAAAAAATGTTTCAAGGACATATCGGCATTGCATTCCTTCTACCAAAAGTCTATGCACGTATATATTTGCATAATTTTTTGTACAAAAAGATGAGTTGAACATGGCGTGTCGATTATTCATTTTCATTGATACCTCTTTATGATTTAAAACAATCTCAGTTTGTcgtcgtttttttttttcaaactaaACCTACCTCCAATACGACGAAGTATGTGTATTAGAGGAAAGGAGAGCACATCATGTGTGATGACCCTCA
The Primulina tabacum isolate GXHZ01 chromosome 9, ASM2559414v2, whole genome shotgun sequence DNA segment above includes these coding regions:
- the LOC142555817 gene encoding protein Iojap, chloroplastic → MIVYTLPTHHRPLVRAGDPSSGDHFRRKCGLSAKPRNLYFCNHQFSHIPSPQKFTLSPMAVGSNVSEDTDDMFDDLLKKYGKVVFQSNDQKSASADVDDDAESLSFAVALAKIASDVKAAELRVLFVKPLVYWTRFFIIATAFSRPQIDAIGSKMKDLAETQYGRTATGDSKPNSWTLLDFGDVVVHIFLPQQRTFYNLEEFYGNAIPIELPFENQRFGG